The Polaribacter sp. KT25b genome contains the following window.
CAAGTGCCTAGTAAATTTTTTTACGAATGGTTAGAAGAGCATTATATTAAATTATTACGTGTTGCATTAGTAAGACAATTAGGAAATGAAGCCAAATTGATTTACGATGTAAAAATGGAAAATAATTACAGTAGTAATAGACCCCAAATTGTAAAAATTCCTAGTTCTAATAGAGATCCTTTAAAGCCACAAAAAGTTACTGTGCCTTTAGATTCGTCTAGTAAAAGGGAACTAAGAAATCCTTTTATTATACCAGGTTTACAAAAAGTAAAAATAGAATCTCAATTAAATGCAAATTACAGTTTTGCAAATTTTATTGAAGGCGATTCTAACAGATTAGCGCGTTCTGCAGGAATGGCAGTTGCTAATAAACCAGGTGGAACTTCTTTTAATCCGTTATTAATTTATGGTGGTGTTGGTTTAGGTAAAACACATTTATCGCACGCAATTGGTGTAGATATTAAAGACAAATATCCAGATAAAACTGTTTTATATATTTCTTCGGAAAAATTTACACAACAATTTATAGATTCAGTAAAATCGAACACCAGAAATGATTTTATTCATTTTTACCAAATGATTGATGTTTTAATTATTGATGATGTTCAATTTTTATCTGGTAAAGCTGGAACGCAAGATGTATTCTTCCATATTTTTAATCATTTGCATCAAAATGGTAAACAAGTTATTTTAACTTCGGATAAAGCGCCTGTTGATATGCAAGATATTGAACAGCGCTTATTATCTCGTTTTAAATGGGGATTATCAGCAGAATTACAATCGCCAGATTATGAAACTAGGATATCTATTTTACAAAATAAATTGTACAGAGATGGCGTAGAAATGCCAGTAGATATTATTGAATATATTGCGAAAAACATTAAATCTAATGTAAGAGAGTTAGAAGGTGTTCTTATTTCTATGATTGCTCAAGCGTCATTTAATAGAAAAGAGTTTTCTATAGAGTTAGCGAAACAGATTGTAGATAAGTTTGTAAAAAATACTAAGAAAGAAGTTTCTATAGATTATATTCAAAAAGAAGTTTCTAAATATTTTGATATGGATGTTGCTACTTTACAATCTAAAACTAGAAAAAGACATATTGTTCAGGCGCGTCAATTAGCTATGTATTTTGCAAAAAGATTAACTAAAACTTCTTTAGCAAGTATTGGTAATCAAATTGGGCAAAGAGATCATGCAACAGTTTTACATGCTTGTAAAACCGTAGATAATCTTACAGAAACTGATAAACAATTTAGAAAATACGTTGACGATTTAACTAAGAAGTTAACGTTCTAAAAAAATATTTTATAATGATAAATGTACTTATGGTTTGCTTGGGTAATATTTGTCGTTCGCCATTAGCAGAAGGAATTTTAGTTTCAAAAGTAGATAATAAAATCGTTTTTGTAGATTCTGCCGGAACAGGAGCTTATCATATTGGCAATCTGCCAGATGTTCGCTCTATAAAAGTTGCTAAAAAATACGGAATAGATATTACAAACCAAAGAGCAAGAAAATTTTCAGTAAAAGATTTTGATTCTTTTGATTATATTTATGTGATGGATGAAAGTAATTATCAAAATATTTTGATGTTGGCTAGAAATACAGCTGATGAAAACAAAGTACATTTGATTTTAAACGAAACACATCCAACTAAAAATTTATCAGTTCCAGATCCTTATCATGGAGGAAATCAGGGTTTTGAAAATGTGTATAAAATGTTAGATGAAGCTTGCGAAATTATAGCAAACAAATTGTCTAGTTAAAATGCTTTTTTATTAGTAAAAATCTAAAAAAAAGCTATTTAAAATATAAAAAATGATTGGTAAACTCTATTTAATTCCCACAACTTTAGGAGATACAGAACCTTTAGAAGTAATGCCTTTATCAGTAAAAAATGTAATAGATCAATTAGATTACTTTATTGTAGAAAATGAAAAATCTGCAAGAAGATTTATAAAAAAAATAACTCCAGAAAAAAAACAATCTTCTTTGCACATTATGTCTTTAGATAAATATGCAGAAGAAATAGAAACTTTAACCTATTTAGATGTTTGCCAAAAAGGAATTAGTGTTGGTTTATTGTCTGAAGCAGGAGTTCCTGCAATTGCAGATCCTGGTGCAAGTATGGTAAAATTGGCGCATCAAAAAAATATACAAGTAGTTCCTTTAGTTGGTCCTTCGTCTATTTTAATGGCAATGATGGGGTCTGGAATGAACGGACAAAATTTTGCTTTTAATGGCTATTTACCAATTGACAAAGGAGCTAGAAAAAATGCGATTAAAGATTTAGAAAAATTATCTAAAGACAAAAATCAATCGCAAATTTTTATAGAAACTCCTTATAGAAACGAAAAAATGTTTACTGAGTTAAAAGATACTTTAGCACCAATAACGCATTTATGTATTGCCGCAGATATCACATTACCATCAGAATATATAAAAACAATGATGGTAAAAGATTGGAAGCGTCAAAAGCCAGATTTACATAAAAAGCCAGCTATTTTTATAATTCAGAAGTAATTAAGCTTTTGCGTTTTTGTCTGCCTCGATATTAGAAACATCATAACCGCCAAACTTTTTTAAATAGCTTTTAATTGTTGTTCCGTAAGCATCAGAAAAACAATCTTTACCATTACTTCTTAAGTAATTTTTTACATTACCAGCTCCACTTAAATGAGCAGCAGCTAAAATTCCAGATTCTGTAATTGTAATTCCGTTAATTACTTTTCCTACAGAGCGTTTAATGTCTTTTCTTAAAATCCATTTATTAACTTTACACAAAGCAATAAAAGCTTGTTCTTGTAATTCTGGATTTAGTAAAAAATCTCTAGTGTTATAAATATTTAATCGCTCTAAAGTTGTTCTACCAAATTGATATTTGCCTAAATAACCTAAAGTATTTACTACAGTATATCTTCCTTGAGATTCTTTAAATGCAACAGCTTGTTTAAAAGCTACAAAGTTTTTTTGTAAGTATGGAATGTTATACTCTAAATACTTTGGATATGAAACCGGTTTGTCTTCTTCTAAAGTAGTTAAAGAAGTTGTAGTTGCTAGTACTACAATCGAACTACTTAAATATAAAAACTTTTTGATTACCATGTAATAATTCTACTTTCTGTTTTGCGGGGGCAAAATTAATACATAAAATTAAAATGATTGATAATCAATATGTTAAAAAATATAAAAATTATTGTAATCGAAGTATATGACAATTTTCATTATTGATTTACGATTACTAAATGGTTTCGTAATGTGATATTAATAAATAAAACGCAATTATTTAAGAATTTAATTTTTATCTATTTACACCTTGTTTATTTAACCAAATATGATATTTAGCGGCATTATTGTTATGTTGAGTAAGTGTTTTTGCAAAGGTATGATACCCAATTTTATCAATACTGGCGCACATGTACATGTATTTGTGCTTTGTTGCATTTAGAACTGCATCAATGCTAGAAATGTCTGGCATTGAAATTAAAGTTGGTGGTAATCCAATATTTTTATAAGTATTATATGGCGAATTTATCTCTAAATCTGCCGTTAAAACTCTTTTTACGGCAAAATCTTGTCCTTTTTGTTCTCTAATGCTATAAATAATTGTTGGATCTGCTTGTAAAGGCCAGCCGTATTTTAGTCGATTTAAATACAAACCAGCAACAATTGGGCGTTCAGAATTTTTTGCAGTTTCTTTTTGAACGATAGATGCTAAAGTAATAACTTCTTCTTTAGACATTTTTAAAGCTTTGGCTTTTTCTAATCTTGATGAATTCCAAAAACGATTGTATTCTAATAATAATTTATCTCTAAATCCATCAGCAGAAACATTCCAATAAATTTGGTAACTATTAGGAATACAGATTTGCAAAACAGATTTTGGTGTAAGTTTATTTTCTGATAAAAATTTTGCATCAGTAAAAGAGTTTAAGATAGATAAGGAATCAATTTCTAATTGTTCTGCAATTCTACCAGCAAATTTCTCTAAAGTATCTTGATTATTAAAAGAAACATTTAAGGCAGTTTGATTACCGATTCTTAACATGTTAACAAGATCGTTGTTAGACATGCCTTCTTTTAAAATATATCTTCCGCTTTTAGGTTTCGAAAAATTCTTCTTTGCTGCAACTAATAAAAAAGTACTTGGGTGTTTAGAATATTCAGCTATTTTGTCTTTAATATTTACCAAACTATCTGTAGAATACACAAAAAGAACAGTTTCTTTTGTAATCGCTTTTCCAAATATTTTCTGATAATAGTTGTATCCAATAATTCCACCAATTAATAGAACGGTAATTATAGCAGTATATGTAAATTTTTTACCCAAGGTATTTTATTTTTTAATTGAAATGCAAAACTACTCTTTTATCAACTGAAATAAAACTTCATCCTTAAATTTTCCTTCGGATAAAATCCAATCTTTTTTGATGCCAATTTTTACAAAGTTATGTTTTTTAAATAAAGTTAAGCTTTTATCATTATCTGTGGTAATAGTTGCAAATAATTGATGTAATTGTAAATACGTAAATGAATAATTTATTAAAAGAGATAAAGCTTCTGAGGCAAAACCTTTTTTTTGAAAATCAGGATGAATTAGAATGCCAATGCCAGCTCTTTTGTGTTGCGGATTAAAATCAAACAAATCAATCATTCCTATTTGTTTTTTTGTTGATTTATCTTCAATTAATAAACGTAGTTGTTTGCTTTCGTAGATATCTAAATGTGCATTTTCTAAATACTGTTTTAAAATGTATTTAGAAAATGGAGTTTGAGTATGGCTAACTTCCCAAAAAGATTCGTTGTTTTCTATTTGATATAGAAATTCTAAATCTTCTGGTTCAAGAGCTCTTAAATTTATTTTTTCTCCTATAAGTGTATTCATTATATTTCTAGACTTCCTTTAAAAACAAATTTTGCAGGTCCTTTTAAAAATACATTTTTGTAAATACTATTTTCTTCCGTAAAAGAAACTTCTAAAACGCCACCTTCAACAGGTAAAGAAATTAAATTGCTGTTTGTTTTGTTCGTTTTGTGCATTGCAATGGCAACCGCTGTAACTCCTGTTCCGCAAGCTAAAGTTTCATCTTCAACACCTTTTTCATACGTTCTTACTCTAAAAGTACTGTCATTAATTTGCTGAACAAAGTTTACATTACTTCCTGGATTTTCATAAGAATATCTAATTTTTTTTCCGTTTTCAAAAACAGGATATTCATTTAAGTCATCAACCAATTCTACATGATGCTGTGTGCCTGTATATGCAAAAACTGAATTTTCATTTACTTTTATTTCATCAACATTAATCATTTTAAGAGAAATAATTCTGTTATTAATGGTAGCAAAATGTTCACCATCAAAAGCGATAAAAGTAGTTTCTGAATCAATAATTTCTAAATATTTAGCAAAAGCAACAGCACATCTTCCGCCATTTCCACAAAAAGTTTCACTTCCATCCGCATTAAAATAAATCATTTTAAAGTCGAAATTTTCATCATTTTCGATTAAAATAATTCCGTCTGCACCAACACCAAAATGTCTGTCAGCCAAATGCGAAATAATGTCAGTATTTTCTTTTGGAAAGATTTTTGTTCTGTTATCTATCATCACAAAATCATTACCAGTTCCTTGATACTTGTAAAATGTTAAATTCATAAAACAAAGATACTAATTTCAAGTATTAAAAAGCTGTGTTAAAACGTGGTTAAAATCAGTTAAAACTAAGTTAAACAGATTTTTTGAAAAAGTTTAATCTGTATATTTGAGTAATGAATAATTAAAAATTTAGAATTATGAAGAAATTTTTTGGTTTATTAGGAATGGCAATTTTAGGAGGCGCAATTACTTTAGGTGGTTACAAAATGCTTTTTAAAGACAATGTAGTTATTGAAAGGAATGTGCCAGAAAAAATGCAAACAGTTCAAACAAATTATACGCCAACTATTGATGGTCATTCAACAGCAGTTGCTGCATCTGCAATAGATTTTACTATTGCTGCAGAAAAATCTTTAAATGCGGTTGTACATGTTAAAAACACAGCAATTAGAACACAATCAAACCCTTTAGATATTTTCTTTGGTAACGGAAATGGAACACGAAAATATGAGCAAGTTGGTACAGGAAGTGGTGTAATCATTTCTTCGGATGGTTATATTGTAACAAATAATCATGTTGTTGATAGTGCAAACGAAATTGATATTACCTTAAATAATAAGAAAACATACAGTGCTAAATTAATAGGGACAGATAAAGAGAATGACATTGCGTTGTTAAAAATTGATACAGAAATGGATTTGCCTTTTGTGCCTTTTGCAGATTCTGATGCTATAAAAGTAGGGGAATGGGTTTTAGCAGTTGGTAATCCGTATAATTTAACATCAACAGTAACTGCAGGAATTGTAAGTGCAAAAGGTAGAGATTTAGAAGGTAACTCTGCAATTGATTCTTTTATACAAACTGACGCCGCAGTAAATCCTGGAAATAGTGGTGGAGCTTTGGTAAATACAAGAGGAGAATTGGTAGGAATTAATACTGCAATTTCTTCTAAAACAGGTTCTTTTGTTGGATATTCATTTGCAGTTCCATCAAACATTGCAAAAAAAGTGATTGACGATTTACTAGAATTTGGCGCTGTACAAGAAGCGGTAATTGGTATTCGTTTTTCTCCGGTTGATAATGATAAAATAGAAGGCGTAAAAATAATGGCTGTAGAAAAAGGGCAAGGTGCAGCAAAAGCAGGATTAAAAGAAAATGACATTATAGTAAAAGTAAATAATATTGATATTACTAAATTCTCTGAATTAAGAGGTCAATTAACAGCAAAAAGACCAGGAGAAACTGTAAATATTACTGTTGATAGAAGCGGAGAATTATTAACAAAAACCGTTAAACTAAGTAAAAAAGAAAAACAATATATTTCTAAATCTTTTAATTGGGAATTAAAAAACTTATCAAAAGAAGAATTAAAAAGAAATAATATTAAATACGGAGTTAAAATTATTGAAACAGGAGACAGAGATTCAAAAAACAGTTTAAAGAATTTTATCATCACAAAAATTAATGATGAAGAAGTTGAAACTGCAGAAGAAGCCGTGAAACTTTTAGAAAGTGTAGCGAAAAGTAGATATTCTATTGTATTAGAAATGGTAAATACAGAGGGGGAAAAAGAAATGTTACGTTTTAGATAATTTGTTAAAATAAATTTTAATAAAGAATCCTGATTTAAAACATCAGGATTTTTTTATGTACTAAACTTTTATACGAAATCGATTTCGTGTTTTAAAAAAAAGAAATACTTTTACATTTATAAAAATTACTAAAAGAACTATGCTAACAAATTTAGATTACGAAAAAGAAGTTGCTATACAAGCAATAACAAGAAGAGCTACTATTAAATTTATAAATATTGTAAATGATTTATGGTATGATAAATCGATAGAATTAGTGTTATTTAGAAATCCATTAGTAGACAAAAGAGCGAGTGAAGTTTTAAATTTAATTAATTATGCTAAAGAATTTGTAAACAAACCAATTACAATTATTGATGCGTTAAATATTGCAAAAGCAATTCAGAAAATAGATTTGCCATCCTCAAAATTAGATATTGGTAAATTAGCTTATGAGTGTCATTTAAATCCAAAAGGGTGTGAAGACAAAGTAGCTTTTGTACAAAAGCAATTAAAAAATGCAACCGAATTTAAAGACATTACGCCAAAAGATGTTGTTTTATATGGTTTTGGTAGAATTGGGCGTTTGTTAGCAAGAGAATTAATGACCAAAATGGGCAAAGGTTCTCAATTACGTTTAAGAGCAATTGTAACTCGTGGCGAAATTACACAAGCTGTTTTAGATAAAAGAGCCTCTTTATTAAGTGTAGATTCTGTTCATGGAGATTTTTTAGGAACCGTAGAAACAGATATTGAACACAAAGCTTTAATTATAAACGGAACAACCGTTTTTATGATTACTGCAAATAATCCAGAAGAAATAGATTACACAGCATATAATATTAATAACGCATTAATTATTGATAATACAGGCGCTTTTAGAGATAATGAAGCATTAAGCAGACATTTAAAATCTAAAGGAGCAAGTAAAGTTTTAATCACGGCACCAGCAAAAGGAGTTCCTAATATTGTTCATGGTGTAAATCACAAACAGTACAATTCTGATAACATAGATATTTTTTCTGCGGCTTCTTGTACAACCAATGCAATTACACCAATTTTAAAAGTTTTAGAAGATAATTTCGGAATTAAAAAAGGGCATTTAGAAACCATTCACGCGTACACAAACGATCAGAATTTGGTAGACAATATGCACAATAAATCTAGAAGAGGAAGAGCCGCAGCTTTAAATATGGTAATTACAGAAACAGGAGCAGGTGCAGCAGTTTCAAAAGCAATACCGGCTTTGTCAGGTAAATTAACATCCAATGCAATTAGAGTTCCTGTACCTAATGGATCTTTAGCAATTTTAAATTTACAATTAAGAGTTCCAGTTTCAGCAGAAGCAATAAATTCAATTATAAAAAAGTACGCTTTAGAGGGCGATTTAGTAGAACAAATAAAATATTCGTTAGATCCAGAATTGGTTTCTTCAGATGTTATTGGTACAACAGCTCCATCAATTTTCGATAGTACAGCTACAATTACAGACAAAGAAACAATTGTAGTTTATGTTTGGTACGATAACGAATACGGGTATTCTCATCAAGTAATGCGTTTAGCAAAACACATAGCAAAAGTTAGAAGATTTACGTATTATTAGTAAAACTCTAGATGAATTCAATTTATTTTAAGAAAGTAAAATATTATCCTTAAATGTATGAAAAGTCCAAAATGATAAAATGTTTTGGGCTTTTTTTAGAAGCTATTTCCTGCTTTCACTACTCGCTTTTTTTGTAAAAAACAAAAAAGAGCTCAAACAGACCGTTCAATCAGGGCTAAGTTTTTTTATCAGCTTTTAGAATAATTATAAACCAATATCTTTTTTTTTGATTTTTTGCTAATAAAAGAAACCCTTCAAGTTTTATAAAAAAACTTAAAGGGTTTAAAAACATTTCCTTTTTCACTAAAAGGTAATAAAATCTGTTTTTAGTTCTTAAGCATAAAATAATTATTCTTCATCAAAAAAGGCAATATTAGCTTCAAATTTATCACTTAAAAACTCATTTTTACCCATCCAATAATCAGAAGTAATTAATTTATATTGGTTGTCATTTTTTTGAAGTTCCCAAATAACATCATTTGCTTCTTCAAACTTTTCTTCAGCACTTAATTGTTTGCCAAACAAACGTTTTATTAAATTATGACTATCTAAATTTTGAGTAATACTTTTTAAAACAATTTCTTTGGTAATATTGGTATCTGCATTTCCTTTAGGTGTAATTTCAAAATCTACAATAGTTGCTTTTGTGTTTGGAAATTTACCCTTAAATGCCTTGTTTAAAAGTTGGTTTATGGAAAAAAGTTCTTTGTGTAAACTAATTACGGGGTATTCTTCAGAAATTTTGTCAACTAACATTTCATAAGAAAGAGAATCTATTTGACCAGCATTTAAATTATCAGATAATCTATAATCTAATACAATGGTAGCAGCTTCACTTGGCTCTCTATCAGCAATTGCCATAAAAAGTAAATCTTGTAATTCTTTAAAATCATTCACTTCATCATTCGCAAAATCAAACCTTTTTAACAGCTCTTTAAAATCTTCTATTGTCCAAGCGTCAGAAAGTGCATCAACTGTAGAAATTTTATGTATTTTTATGCCGTATTTCATTAGGATTATTCCATATTTGAATATGCATTAAATGTACAAATTTTAAATATTAAAAAATAATTTTTCTTATCAAAATAATGACTATTCAAGAAAAAATAAATTTACTTAGAGAAGAGTTAAATAACCATAATTATAATTATTATGTGTTAGATAATGCAACCATATCAGATTTTGATTTTGATATAAAATTGAAAGAGTTAGAAAAATTAGAAGAAGAAAATCCAGTTTTTTTTGATTCGAATTCGCCAACGCAAAGAGTAGGAGGAGCAATCACCAAAAATTTTGAAACAGTTACTCATTTAAATAGAATGTATTCTTTAGATAATTCGTATTCAAAAGAAGATTTGTTAGATTGGGAAAAACGGATTCAAAAAATGCTTGGAACATCAGAAATAGAATATTCTTGCGAATTAAAGTTTGATGGAGCTTCTATAAATTTAACCTATGAAAACGGTCAGTTTATAAAAGCAGTTACTAGAGGAGATGGATTTCAAGGAGATGATGTTTCAACAAATATTCGTACCATAAAATCAATTCCTTTAAGTGTAAATTCAGATTTCGTCCGTAATTTTGAAATGCGTGGAGAAATCATTTTGCCTTTAGATGGTTTTATTAAAATGAACGAAGAACGTGTTGAAAACGGAGAAGAAGAATATAGAAACCCCAGAAATACTGCAAGCGGAAGTTTAAAATTACAAGATAGTGCAGAAGTTGCAAAACGTCCATTAGATTGTTTGTTGTATCAAGTAGTAACATCAGAAAGAAAATATAAAACGCATTTTGAAAGTTTAGAAAATGCAAGAAAAGTAGGGTTTAAAGTTCCTGAAACAATCGCTTTAGCAAAATCTATTGATGAAGTTTTTGATTTTATAAATAATTGGGATTTAAAGCGTCATGAATTGCCTTACGAAACAGACGGAGTTGTAGTTAAAGTAAACAATTTACAACAACAAGAAGAATTAGGCTATACAGCAAAAGCGCCAAGATGGGCAATTGCTTATAAATTTAAAGCAGAACAAGTTGCTACAATTTTAAATGAAATTACCTATCAAGTTGGTAGAACGGGTGCAATAACACCGGTTGCAAATTTAGAACCTGTGCAATTAGCAGGAACTACAGTAAAACGCGCTTCTTTGCACAATGCAGATCAAATTGAAAAATTAGATATTAGAGTAGGAGATACTGTTTTTGTAGAAAAAGGCGGAGAAATTATTCCAAAAATTATTGCTGTTGATTTGTCTAAAAGACCAGAAAATTCTGAGCCAACAATTTACGCTACAAATTGCCCAGAATGTAATACTCCATTAGTAAGAACAGAAGGTGATGCAAAACATTATTGCCCAAATGAGTTTGGTTGTGCACCACAAATTACAGGAAGAATTCAGCATTTTATCAGCAGAAAAGCAATGGATATTGATGGTTTAGGAGGTGAAACTGTAGATTTGTTACGCAAAGAAGGGCTAATTGAAAACTATGCAGATTTGTACGATTTAAAAGTTGAGCAAGTAATTCCGTTAGAAAGAATGGCAGAAAAATCTGCTCAAAATATGATTGAAGGAATAGAAAAATCAAAAAATATTCCTTTTGAAAAAGTTTTATTTGCACTTGGTATACGTTTTGTAGGAGAAACTGTAGCCAAGAAATTGGCAAAACATTTTAAATCGATTGATAAATTAATGACTGCTACTTTTGAAGAATTGATAAATGTTGATGAAATTGGCGATAGAATTGCGCAAAGTATTATTGATTTTTCCAACGATTTAGGAAACATTCAATTAATTAATCGTTTAAAAGCAGCTGGAGTTCAATTAGAAGTTTCAGCAGAAAGTTTGGAAAATCAAACAAATAAATTAGACGGACAAGTTTTTGTGGTTTCAGGCGTTTTTCATCAAATGAGTAGAAATGAACTTAAAAAAGCAATTGAAGATAATGGAGGTAAAGTAAGTTCTTCAATTTCTAAAAAGACAAATTTTATTATTGCTGGTGATAATATGGGGCCAAGTAAATTAACAAAAGCACAAGATTTAGGAATAGCAATAATTTCTGAACAAGATTTTATAGACAAGATTAATTAGAAGTATGGAAAGAAGCTAAGTTTTCTAGCTAATTATATTAAAAAAATCAAATTTTTAAGTTCTCTAAATCATTAATAAAATAACAGTATTTGAAAAAAATAGTATACATATATATAATGATATGTTCTTTTTCGGTTTTAGCCCAAAAAAGAGAAATAGATTCTTTGCCTAAAAGTTTAGAAGACTATGTATTTGTAAAACCTGGAGATACGTTAACAGTTCAGCTAAATGAGTTTTCAATATTACCAAAGCCAAAATTTAAATCCAAAGAAGATATTCGTTATTATTTATGGTTTCGTAAAAAAGTAATGAAGGCATATCCGTTTGCAAAATTGGCGTCAGAAAGATTAGATACTTTGAACAGTAGGTTAGAGAATATACAATCTAAAAGTAAAAAGAGAAAATATACCTTATTAATTCAGAAATATATAGAAGGCGAGTTTACAGAACAAATTAAAAAAATGACGAGAACAGAAGGTCGTATTTTAATAAAATTGATTCATCGTCAAACAGGTAAAACAGCATTTAATAATATAAAAGGCTTAAGAAGTGGCTGGAAAGCTTTTTGGTATAATTCAACAGCAAACATATTTAAGCTATCATTAAAAGACGAATATCATCCAGAATCTGTAAATGAAGATTTCTTAATCGAAGATATTTTACAGCGAGCATTTCAAGACGGAGTATTGAAGAAG
Protein-coding sequences here:
- the ligA gene encoding NAD-dependent DNA ligase LigA, with protein sequence MTIQEKINLLREELNNHNYNYYVLDNATISDFDFDIKLKELEKLEEENPVFFDSNSPTQRVGGAITKNFETVTHLNRMYSLDNSYSKEDLLDWEKRIQKMLGTSEIEYSCELKFDGASINLTYENGQFIKAVTRGDGFQGDDVSTNIRTIKSIPLSVNSDFVRNFEMRGEIILPLDGFIKMNEERVENGEEEYRNPRNTASGSLKLQDSAEVAKRPLDCLLYQVVTSERKYKTHFESLENARKVGFKVPETIALAKSIDEVFDFINNWDLKRHELPYETDGVVVKVNNLQQQEELGYTAKAPRWAIAYKFKAEQVATILNEITYQVGRTGAITPVANLEPVQLAGTTVKRASLHNADQIEKLDIRVGDTVFVEKGGEIIPKIIAVDLSKRPENSEPTIYATNCPECNTPLVRTEGDAKHYCPNEFGCAPQITGRIQHFISRKAMDIDGLGGETVDLLRKEGLIENYADLYDLKVEQVIPLERMAEKSAQNMIEGIEKSKNIPFEKVLFALGIRFVGETVAKKLAKHFKSIDKLMTATFEELINVDEIGDRIAQSIIDFSNDLGNIQLINRLKAAGVQLEVSAESLENQTNKLDGQVFVVSGVFHQMSRNELKKAIEDNGGKVSSSISKKTNFIIAGDNMGPSKLTKAQDLGIAIISEQDFIDKIN
- a CDS encoding DUF4294 domain-containing protein, with the translated sequence MKKIVYIYIMICSFSVLAQKREIDSLPKSLEDYVFVKPGDTLTVQLNEFSILPKPKFKSKEDIRYYLWFRKKVMKAYPFAKLASERLDTLNSRLENIQSKSKKRKYTLLIQKYIEGEFTEQIKKMTRTEGRILIKLIHRQTGKTAFNNIKGLRSGWKAFWYNSTANIFKLSLKDEYHPESVNEDFLIEDILQRAFQDGVLKKQETKLNFDFQTAIIERKAEVNVEKYKEMFAKQRKKKKKPKKVK